In the bacterium genome, CGCCTGCGTTCGGCCTTCGGCTTCACCCTGGCGTTGCGCCTGCGTTCGTTCTTGGGCTTCGCCTTGGCGTTGCGCCTGCGTTCGGTCTTGGGCTTCGCCTTTGCGTTGCGCCTTCGCTCGGTCTTGGGCTTCGCCTTGGCGTTGCGCCTGCGTTCGGTCTTGGGCTTCGCCTTTGCGTTGCGCCTTCGCTCGGTCCTGGGCTTCGCCTTGGCGGTGCGCCTGCGTTCGGTCTTGGGCTTCGCCTTGGCGTTGCGCCTTCGCTCGGCCCTGGGCTTCGCGTTCGCAATCCTCTTGCGGTCGGCCCTGGGCTGGCGACGCTCGACATGGCGGCCGGGGCGATGTCTCCGCGAGTCGTCGAGGCCTAGCCGGGCATGACGGCGGCGTGTGCCATTTCGCACGTGCGAGCGCTTGACGCGCTGGCGGTCACTACCCCGGTGGATCTCACGTCGTGAGTCGTGGGACCGGCCTGCCCGGTAGTGGTGGGCGTGATGTGCGCGCCGGACCGGCTTCGTGTGGTGAACGTGCCGGACGCGGTGGTGATGCGGGTAGCTGCGCACGTAGTGGTGGTGTGGTTGTCGCACACGCAACCAGTAAAGGAAGGGGAAGGAGGGGGCCGAGAACACGACCAGCGAATGTCCACGGCTGTAGTGGAAGCCGAGGTGGCCCCAATGCGAGCGCGGATACCACAGCGTGTGTGCATGGGCCGCGGGCACGAAGACGCCGACCCTGAAAGCCGGATAGCCGTACCAGTAAGGGTAGGGCCGCACGTGTGAGAGGTGCGTTCGGCCGTCTGCGTAGCCGTGCTCGTACCCGTCGTCGTAGCCGCCATCGTATGCGTCCTGGCGGGCGCCGCTCTCCTCCTCCCAGGCGGCCGCTGTCTCGACCACCTGCTCGCGCAGTCCCTCGTCCTCCTGAATCGCCTCGGACCACTCGTCGCGCTCGAGCTCATCAGCTGCTGCGACCTTCACCGAGAGATCCGCCAGCCACGTGCGAAGTTCCTCGGGCTCGCGCTCGTAGGCCTCACCGAGGGCCACCGTGAGTTCCAGGTTCTCTGCGAGGACGCTCAGCAACGCCGGCTCGCTGGCCACGTTCTCGAGAGCCTCGGCGAGCTCTGGCTCGACATCGTCCAGCACATCGCCGAATGCCGCGTGGGTCTCCTGCTGCAACGCATCGATCTTCTCGAGTGTCTTGGGCGAGTTCCGAACCGCACGCAACGCGGCTTCTTTCACGCCGGCCGGGGTGTCGGCCAGGATCTCCTCGAGGTCCTCGGGGACGTTGCCCTCGACGATGGCTTCGACGACCTCGGGGTAACGGACCATCTCCCAGAGGTCGGCGCGCTCCGCGTCGTCGTGTCCCTCGAGGATCTCTTCGAAGCCGCGGCTGGTCCACGCCCGGATGCCTTCGATCCGCACGATGAGTTCGGGCTGCGACGCGACACGCATGGCGGATTCGCGCAGCGCCTCGGGATGCCGCGCGATGGCCTCGAGGGCCTCGCGTTCCGACCCGTCGTGCGGGACGTCCGCCCAACTGGAAGTGGCGCCCTCGGGAACCGCGCCGGCCGAAACGGCCCATGCGATGCTGGCCAGGGCACAGCATGCCAGTCTGAAGGGAATTGAAAGGACTCGTTGCCTGTTTCGAGTTCGAGGCATGGCCCGGCTCCTCCGCGCTGCAAGGTGCATGCGGATTGGACGCGCTGCCCGCCCATCCATTCAGTGTGGCAGCTCCAGCCCACGGGCGTTGCCCCGCGGGGCGATGCTGACCGTGACGGGCAAGGGCGAGAGGGTGCTGGTCTACGGCGAGGTGGGAATTCCGGGCCCGTATTCACTCCACCTCCGGTTCAGCGAGACCACGTCACGCGCAACAGGTTCTCCCCGTCGGTGTATTGGTAGTCCAACTCTCCTTCGTACGCGTCATGCAGGGCATCGCCGATGTTGCGAGCCAAACCGGAATCGGTCGTCGTGATGATGACCGCATCCCCCTCCTCGCGGGTCGCCATGATGCGCTTGAGCGCATGTTCTCCCTTCTCCCGTTCCTCGATGTTGCGCGCCAGCCCCAGGATCTCGTCCTGGTGTCCGCGCCAGAACGGCCCGGAGACGGTCAGGATCCCCGCCGGGTACTGATCCCGGATGCGCTGACAAGCAGGGCAGAGCTCGCGGTTGGCGTCCGCAGGGGGCGCGCCCCACATCCAGCGCCCGTTGCGGTACATGGCCCCGCACTCGGGGCAGGCCGTCGGATCCGGAAGCTTCGCTCGGACCTTGTACGGGTCGTGCTCCTGCTGGCGGATGAGCCTGCCCCGGCGCCCTGCGGGCGGGGGCCCCGTCCTCTCTCGCCGATTCGTCATGAGACCCTCCATGCGTTCTCGATCGCCCGAACCGCCCAGCCGGGCGTCCCGTGGTGCGCGGCGTGGCGCTCCAAATGGAATGTTACAGGTCGAACGATTCACCCGCTCGAGGGCAAAGGATCTCTCGGGGGTGATGCTCGTGCTTCAGATGTCGGGCGAGTTCGTCCATGGGCTCGGCCTCGCCATGAACCAGCGCGACGGGAGGACGTCCCCGAAAGCCGCCGTACCAGTTTGCGAGGCCGGTGAGACCAGCGTGCGCAGAAAGCCCACCCACGGTGTGGACCTGCGCGGCGATGCGCACCTCGTCGCCGTACAGGCGCACACGCCTGGTGCCGTCGACGAGCGCCCGTCCCAACGTGCCACGCGCCTGGAACCCGGCGATCACGAGATGGCACCCCCGGCGAACGGCGTGTTGCTTCAGATGGTGTCTGATGCGACCACCGGTGCACATTCCGCTGCCCGCGATGATGATCGCTCCCGATTTCAGCTCGTTCAGCTTCATCGAGTCCTCGGCGTCCGGACAGAGTTCGAAGTTGGGCAGCTCGAAGAGAGATCCCAATTCCCGGTGCGCGCGGCGTGCGGCGGGATCGTAGATCTCGGAATGGCGGGCGTAGACTTCCGTCGCCTCGATCGCCAGAGGGCTGTCGAGGAAGATCTTCCAGCGGTCGAGCCGCCACTCGTCGAAGTGCCGTTGGAACGCGTAGAGAAGTTGCTGCGTGCGACCCACCGCGAAGGCGGGAACCAGGATATTGCCCTTCTCGTGGTCCGCCGCCTCCAGGATCTCTCCCAGCTCACGCCACGTGGCCTCCCAGGACCTGTGCTCCCGATCGCCATACGTGCTCTCGAGCACGACAAGGTCCGCCTCGTCGACCCGCTCCGGATCACAGAGCAGAGGCTTGCCCAGGTGCCCGAGATCGCCGCTGAAGACCACCTTGCGAGGCCGCTTCTTTGCCCCGAGCCAGAGCTCGACGATCGCGGCGCCCAGGATATGTCCTGCGTCGCGAAGACGGACGCGAACCCGCGGCAAGATCTCCCGGTCCTCGCCGTAGTCGAGAACCTCGAACTGCTCCATCGCCTTCTCGGCATCCTCTTTGGTGTAGAGCGGCTCGATCGGCTCCCGGCCCTTCCGTCTTCGCTCACGATTCTCCCACTCCGCCTCCCGTTCATGGATGTAGGCGGAATCCCGGAGCATGATGCTGCAGAGATCGCGAGTTGCAGGATGGGTGAAGATCGGTCCCCGAAAGCCCTGCTTGACGAGGAGGGGCAGGCGGCCCGAATGATCGATGTGGGCATGGCTCAGGACGACGGCGTCGATCTCGCTGGGGGAGAACGGAAAGGGCTGCCTGTTGCGTTCCTGGTCTTCGCCCTGGAAGAGGCCGCAGTCGAGCAACACGGACAGCTCGCCGAGTACGACCCGGTGACACGAGCCGGTCACCTCGCGAGCCGCCCCATTGAATTC is a window encoding:
- a CDS encoding ATPase, which translates into the protein MTNRRERTGPPPAGRRGRLIRQQEHDPYKVRAKLPDPTACPECGAMYRNGRWMWGAPPADANRELCPACQRIRDQYPAGILTVSGPFWRGHQDEILGLARNIEEREKGEHALKRIMATREEGDAVIITTTDSGLARNIGDALHDAYEGELDYQYTDGENLLRVTWSR
- a CDS encoding MBL fold metallo-hydrolase encodes the protein MEFNGAAREVTGSCHRVVLGELSVLLDCGLFQGEDQERNRQPFPFSPSEIDAVVLSHAHIDHSGRLPLLVKQGFRGPIFTHPATRDLCSIMLRDSAYIHEREAEWENRERRRKGREPIEPLYTKEDAEKAMEQFEVLDYGEDREILPRVRVRLRDAGHILGAAIVELWLGAKKRPRKVVFSGDLGHLGKPLLCDPERVDEADLVVLESTYGDREHRSWEATWRELGEILEAADHEKGNILVPAFAVGRTQQLLYAFQRHFDEWRLDRWKIFLDSPLAIEATEVYARHSEIYDPAARRAHRELGSLFELPNFELCPDAEDSMKLNELKSGAIIIAGSGMCTGGRIRHHLKQHAVRRGCHLVIAGFQARGTLGRALVDGTRRVRLYGDEVRIAAQVHTVGGLSAHAGLTGLANWYGGFRGRPPVALVHGEAEPMDELARHLKHEHHPREILCPRAGESFDL